In a genomic window of Terriglobia bacterium:
- a CDS encoding AMP-binding protein, producing MSMLPKSGTVAVLSESEARSDSRFLARAWAGSETFVFLPTHFPAHGHRIENSLALLPAEYRTDHFVLLTSGSTGDPKLIVAKKSRSERLAEVIHAGQENEAVRETIACLPLSYSYAFVNQWLWANHMRRRLVLTDGFSRPDAFKRTLEDAHDAMICMVGIQVPLLLSLFGSQKFPGIIRLNFAGGRFPQEHLQNLREIFPNAKIFNNYGCAEAMPRLTIRRAGGANTAANIGRPLPGIELRSGEEDQLEFRSPFRAVAFVEGGVLRAVTDEEWVETGDLGRQAEDGSWVLLGRKSEVFKRFGEKISLPAIQAAVQRVWSGELAFYREFDSMGENGHVMVLAPHPPGEQLRSVLMELRQNFTRPHWPLRVESVERLSRLPNDKVDTRVLAERNHVTVEWSQRY from the coding sequence ATGTCGATGTTGCCCAAATCCGGCACTGTGGCGGTTCTTAGCGAATCGGAGGCTCGCAGTGACAGCCGGTTCCTTGCGCGCGCCTGGGCTGGCTCGGAAACTTTCGTTTTCCTGCCGACACATTTTCCCGCGCATGGGCATCGGATCGAAAACTCACTTGCGCTCCTTCCGGCGGAGTACCGTACCGATCACTTTGTCCTGTTGACTTCCGGCAGTACGGGAGATCCCAAGCTCATCGTCGCGAAGAAAAGTCGCTCTGAACGCCTCGCCGAAGTGATTCATGCGGGGCAGGAGAACGAAGCTGTGCGCGAGACTATCGCCTGTTTGCCGCTTAGCTATTCGTATGCGTTCGTGAATCAGTGGCTCTGGGCGAACCACATGCGCCGCAGACTTGTGTTAACCGACGGCTTTTCACGGCCTGACGCCTTCAAGCGAACACTCGAGGATGCACACGATGCCATGATCTGTATGGTCGGAATACAGGTACCGTTGCTGTTGTCGTTGTTTGGTTCGCAGAAGTTTCCCGGCATCATCCGCCTCAACTTTGCCGGTGGTCGTTTTCCGCAAGAGCACCTGCAAAACCTGCGCGAGATTTTTCCCAACGCGAAAATCTTCAATAACTATGGTTGCGCCGAGGCAATGCCCCGACTGACGATCCGTCGCGCCGGGGGTGCCAATACGGCCGCGAACATCGGACGGCCGCTCCCCGGAATTGAGTTGCGCAGCGGGGAAGAGGATCAGTTGGAGTTCCGGAGCCCGTTTCGCGCGGTGGCATTTGTAGAAGGTGGCGTTCTTCGCGCGGTTACTGATGAAGAATGGGTCGAAACAGGTGATCTTGGTCGTCAGGCGGAAGACGGAAGCTGGGTCTTGCTTGGCCGCAAGAGCGAAGTGTTCAAGCGCTTCGGCGAAAAGATTTCTCTGCCGGCGATCCAGGCGGCGGTGCAACGCGTATGGTCGGGCGAACTCGCCTTCTATCGCGAGTTCGACTCGATGGGCGAAAACGGACACGTCATGGTGCTCGCTCCGCATCCACCCGGCGAGCAGTTACGCTCCGTGCTGATGGAGTTGCGCCAGAACTTTACGCGCCCGCACTGGCCATTGCGTGTTGAGAGCGTGGAGCGGCTTTCGCGATTGCCGAACGACAAGGTCGATACGCGCGTGCTTGCCGAGCGGAATCATGTCACCGTTGAATGGAGCCAGAGATACTGA
- a CDS encoding iron-containing alcohol dehydrogenase: MQKHEQWDRRWELADLKSATLGRAYLCATASVRARIAERLEISTIEVPEAVPNDAETLVVAGGGTTIDRSKYFRMTQWPALRLIAIPSLWGSGAEVSPVAVLRGEKKDIHFSDDLIPDQYVVWPDLARSAPPNLLRFACGDVWAHALEAFCSPLATEAIRRHAAELMNELAAFPVGLDERWFDAGGAACLLQARSSVGLIHGFAHVLEPILRKADPGGNWGHARLCSTFILPVLNFNLSRSPKVESLAAEYRLKLDAVHAVARSLFSEADYVTAMAVAEPIWDTVARDRCSRTNCILVRRDSLVFFQQFLTSGVRA, from the coding sequence TTGCAGAAGCATGAACAATGGGATCGCCGATGGGAACTGGCCGACTTGAAATCGGCGACTTTAGGGCGTGCCTATTTATGTGCAACGGCATCCGTACGTGCCCGGATCGCTGAGCGACTTGAGATCTCAACGATCGAGGTTCCAGAGGCCGTGCCAAACGACGCCGAGACCTTAGTCGTCGCCGGCGGCGGCACGACTATCGATCGCTCCAAGTACTTTCGGATGACCCAGTGGCCAGCGCTGCGATTGATCGCGATTCCCTCTCTTTGGGGGAGTGGGGCCGAAGTTTCTCCCGTTGCGGTGCTGAGGGGCGAGAAAAAAGATATTCACTTCAGCGACGATCTGATCCCCGACCAGTACGTTGTCTGGCCGGATCTCGCGCGTTCTGCGCCGCCGAACCTCCTGCGATTTGCCTGCGGCGACGTTTGGGCGCACGCGCTCGAAGCCTTCTGCTCGCCTTTGGCAACCGAAGCGATCCGCCGGCACGCCGCCGAACTGATGAATGAGCTTGCCGCCTTTCCCGTTGGCTTAGACGAGCGCTGGTTCGACGCGGGTGGCGCGGCGTGCCTGCTGCAGGCGCGTTCCAGCGTTGGCCTGATTCACGGCTTCGCACACGTTCTCGAGCCGATCCTGCGAAAAGCTGATCCGGGTGGGAACTGGGGGCACGCGAGACTCTGCTCGACCTTCATCCTGCCAGTGCTGAACTTCAACCTCAGCCGCTCGCCGAAGGTGGAAAGCCTCGCCGCCGAATATCGATTGAAGCTCGATGCTGTTCACGCAGTGGCGCGATCCTTATTCAGTGAAGCCGACTATGTGACTGCGATGGCGGTTGCCGAACCAATTTGGGATACCGTCGCCCGCGACCGCTGTTCGCGAACCAACTGCATTCTCGTGCGTCGCGATTCGCTGGTGTTCTTCCAGCAATTCCTTACCTCGGGAGTGAGAGCTTGA
- a CDS encoding acyl-CoA reductase, translating to MYSQLAFRGGTGSIHVRLPFDLAEQIAGWSGVRAAMLKDVPPEFTRDEWAYLVSFLDEESLRKPFRQSFGQCSDSADSSCLLAKPRGPVSLWLPNNVSLLGPLMLIIISLTGNRLRMKAGSRSEDLTGAFLQFARKRAGDGPLRTYLRDSVRHEVFSSEDARNGEMAEQSAVRIVFGSDQAAAAIHALPHPVDSVAISFTDRGSEAWLEVDRCDDNTLRDLIKVFAIYGQAGCTSPARAILLNAARADALEIRDRLMALWPTVIRRRPEMNVASDNIRAWQLARAAGWNSKLIAEHRTVLSVGDYELPAYPGLMELRIITATPQEAREHLPENIQTVGHALREASAPEWLDLLAGTNVARFVPLATMHHFETVWDGQDFFAQLFSYIRVEA from the coding sequence ATGTATAGCCAACTCGCGTTTCGCGGAGGAACGGGATCGATCCACGTTCGGCTCCCATTCGATTTAGCCGAACAGATTGCGGGGTGGAGCGGGGTTCGCGCAGCGATGTTAAAAGATGTTCCTCCTGAGTTCACGCGGGACGAATGGGCGTACCTCGTCAGCTTCCTGGATGAGGAGAGCCTTCGGAAGCCGTTTCGCCAGTCGTTCGGGCAGTGCTCGGATTCGGCAGACTCGAGTTGCCTTCTCGCGAAACCACGCGGGCCAGTCTCTCTGTGGTTGCCGAATAACGTGAGCCTACTCGGGCCGCTCATGCTGATCATTATCAGTCTGACCGGGAATCGACTGCGAATGAAGGCCGGCTCGCGGTCAGAAGACCTGACGGGTGCGTTCCTTCAATTTGCCCGCAAGCGCGCCGGAGATGGTCCACTACGCACGTATCTCCGCGACAGTGTTCGTCACGAAGTCTTCTCTTCGGAGGATGCGCGGAACGGTGAAATGGCCGAGCAAAGTGCCGTGCGCATTGTCTTCGGTTCGGATCAGGCGGCGGCTGCGATTCATGCGCTGCCGCATCCTGTGGATAGCGTCGCGATCTCGTTTACCGATCGAGGCTCCGAAGCATGGCTCGAAGTTGATCGTTGCGACGACAACACGCTTCGCGACTTGATCAAGGTCTTCGCCATCTACGGCCAGGCAGGCTGTACATCGCCAGCGCGCGCCATACTTCTCAATGCTGCGCGGGCCGACGCCCTTGAAATTCGTGATCGTCTTATGGCGCTCTGGCCAACTGTGATTCGCCGCCGCCCGGAGATGAACGTCGCCTCCGACAATATTCGCGCATGGCAATTGGCTCGTGCTGCGGGTTGGAATTCCAAACTGATTGCGGAGCACCGAACGGTGCTTTCGGTCGGTGACTACGAACTTCCAGCATATCCCGGGCTGATGGAGCTTCGAATCATTACCGCGACTCCGCAGGAAGCGCGTGAACATCTGCCAGAAAACATTCAGACCGTCGGCCACGCACTGCGTGAGGCTTCCGCCCCGGAATGGCTCGATTTGCTCGCCGGTACGAACGTCGCGCGTTTCGTTCCACTTGCAACCATGCACCATTTCGAAACGGTCTGGGACGGGCAGGACTTTTTTGCCCAACTTTTTAGCTACATTCGGGTGGAAGCATGA
- a CDS encoding PilZ domain-containing protein: MPLGSSIRSAFSPDATHPHPDRRNSPRYDMSGPVFLLLEGMEPVKIGIVRDISLVGAYVSSQEDPPKDELLKMQFKIGADFDISGHVCRKDRFGFAVQFDAEAQ; the protein is encoded by the coding sequence ATGCCTCTAGGCTCCTCAATACGGTCTGCATTCTCTCCCGACGCAACACACCCACATCCCGATAGGCGCAATTCACCTCGCTACGACATGAGCGGACCAGTTTTCCTGCTCCTGGAAGGCATGGAACCGGTGAAGATCGGCATCGTTCGCGACATCAGCCTGGTCGGCGCGTACGTGTCCTCTCAGGAAGACCCGCCTAAGGATGAGTTACTGAAAATGCAGTTCAAAATTGGCGCGGATTTCGACATTTCAGGTCATGTCTGCCGCAAGGACCGGTTCGGATTCGCTGTGCAGTTCGACGCTGAAGCGCAGTAA
- a CDS encoding dipeptidase, whose product MDIPAKIELLHRSCIVVDAHSDYPVHMLAEQMHGNSAVFKQEHLAKLRCAGVRFETVTVGGDFELGELDLRSPLVTLAIIDCATEQIRECEDVMLVQSADDLASLRESQRIGIMFALEGAAPVTTDLSLLRTYYRLGVRSVMLTHNERNWFADGCGEPGTGGLSKLGRDLVKEMNRLHMILDLSHSNERTFYDALDVYSGTPIASHSNIRHLCDHVRNLTDNQIKAIAERSGVIGMNFLARFVDSDETKATADRLVDHVAYLVNLVGIEHVGLGPDYADYYMEKLAAWAREQNFPTIKFTAGLESVSDLPRLTEVLLKRGFSDSEIRKVLGENFLRAYTANMPLS is encoded by the coding sequence ATGGATATTCCCGCCAAGATCGAACTTTTGCACCGGAGTTGCATCGTCGTCGATGCCCATTCTGATTACCCCGTGCACATGCTGGCTGAACAGATGCATGGCAACTCCGCGGTATTCAAGCAGGAGCACCTGGCTAAACTGCGCTGCGCGGGAGTGCGCTTTGAAACCGTCACCGTTGGTGGTGATTTCGAACTCGGCGAGCTCGATCTGCGCTCGCCGCTTGTGACGCTCGCAATCATCGATTGCGCCACCGAGCAGATACGTGAGTGCGAAGACGTTATGCTGGTTCAATCAGCGGATGACCTGGCGAGCCTCCGTGAGTCGCAGCGAATCGGAATCATGTTCGCGTTGGAGGGTGCGGCGCCGGTCACAACCGACCTCTCGCTGTTGCGCACCTACTATCGGCTTGGGGTTCGCTCCGTGATGTTGACCCACAACGAGCGTAACTGGTTCGCTGATGGCTGTGGAGAACCGGGTACAGGCGGACTCAGTAAACTTGGCCGCGACCTCGTTAAAGAGATGAACCGGTTGCACATGATTCTTGATCTCTCGCACTCTAACGAGCGGACATTTTATGACGCTTTGGACGTCTACTCAGGGACTCCAATTGCGTCGCACTCCAACATCCGCCATCTTTGCGATCACGTTCGCAATCTTACGGACAACCAGATCAAGGCAATCGCAGAACGGTCTGGCGTCATCGGGATGAACTTCCTGGCGCGGTTCGTCGATTCGGATGAGACGAAGGCCACGGCAGACCGTTTGGTCGACCACGTCGCCTATCTGGTCAATCTCGTCGGGATTGAACACGTGGGACTCGGCCCGGATTATGCCGACTACTATATGGAGAAGCTCGCGGCATGGGCTCGCGAGCAAAACTTCCCGACCATAAAGTTCACCGCTGGGCTGGAAAGTGTCTCGGATCTGCCGCGGCTCACGGAAGTGTTGCTTAAGCGTGGTTTTTCTGACTCGGAAATTCGAAAGGTTTTGGGCGAGAACTTTCTTCGCGCGTATACGGCCAATATGCCGCTTTCGTAG
- a CDS encoding cytochrome c3 family protein, protein MAILHINLDRFHRAACLMVVVVSATLGFGQNKNSCLDCHSALPEPLNVTQEKFSQDIHAQKGLTCASCHGGDPTKDDSDKAMSRTAGWKGHIDRRQVPQLCGSCHSDPATMRKFDPSLRTDQLSQYHTSVHGQRLSKGDTKVAVCTDCHSVHDIRPPSDPRSTVNPVNVATTCSHCHADANYMKGYPIPTDQFAQYNTSVHHDALTVRGDLSAPTCTTCHGNHGATPPGVDSVRNVCATCHAFQAQMFEKSTHKQAFAKASLPGCVVCHGNHGITHPSDAYLGTGSVALCMRCHAPGDRCDQARANILAELTSLDHSIKRADNILKLAESSGMEVSEARLAQNEARDSLTKARVTIHSFQPELVQQDVQAGLKIANANFETGQRAMAERRYRRVGLGLSLLAICVVVIGISLVIKHIES, encoded by the coding sequence ATGGCTATCTTGCACATTAATCTCGACCGTTTCCATCGTGCCGCTTGTCTTATGGTTGTCGTCGTTTCGGCAACCCTCGGTTTTGGACAAAACAAAAACTCCTGCCTCGATTGCCATAGTGCGTTACCCGAACCACTGAATGTCACTCAGGAGAAGTTCAGCCAGGACATTCACGCGCAGAAGGGACTCACATGCGCCAGTTGTCACGGCGGCGATCCAACCAAGGATGATTCTGACAAGGCTATGAGCCGCACTGCCGGGTGGAAGGGACACATCGATCGGCGACAGGTGCCGCAGCTGTGTGGTAGTTGTCACTCTGATCCGGCAACCATGCGCAAATTCGACCCCAGCTTGCGCACCGATCAATTAAGCCAGTATCACACGAGCGTTCATGGCCAGCGCCTCTCTAAGGGCGACACCAAGGTCGCGGTGTGCACCGATTGCCATAGCGTTCATGACATCCGGCCACCGAGCGATCCGCGTTCGACCGTGAACCCGGTCAATGTGGCCACAACCTGCTCCCATTGCCACGCCGACGCGAACTATATGAAGGGATACCCGATACCCACCGATCAGTTCGCACAGTACAACACAAGTGTCCACCACGACGCGCTCACGGTTCGAGGAGACCTGAGTGCTCCTACCTGCACCACCTGCCATGGTAATCATGGCGCGACCCCACCGGGGGTAGACAGCGTACGCAATGTGTGTGCTACATGCCACGCTTTCCAGGCCCAGATGTTCGAGAAGAGCACCCATAAACAGGCATTCGCTAAGGCCTCTCTCCCCGGTTGTGTGGTCTGCCACGGCAATCACGGCATTACTCATCCAAGTGACGCGTATCTCGGCACCGGTTCCGTGGCCCTCTGCATGCGGTGTCACGCGCCGGGTGATCGATGCGATCAGGCAAGAGCGAACATCCTCGCTGAGCTCACAAGTTTGGACCACTCTATCAAGAGAGCGGACAACATATTGAAATTGGCGGAATCCTCCGGCATGGAGGTGAGTGAAGCGCGATTAGCACAGAACGAAGCACGAGACTCACTCACCAAGGCGAGGGTCACCATCCACTCCTTTCAGCCCGAGCTGGTTCAGCAGGATGTGCAAGCCGGCCTGAAGATTGCAAACGCCAATTTCGAAACCGGACAGAGGGCAATGGCAGAGCGGCGATACCGCAGAGTTGGGCTCGGACTTTCATTGCTCGCAATCTGCGTAGTGGTGATTGGAATTTCTCTGGTGATTAAACATATTGAAAGTTGA
- a CDS encoding cytochrome bc complex cytochrome b subunit — protein sequence MFAALRKWFDERLDLDDLLAPLRHKTVPRHRLSAWYFLGGITLFLFGIQVCTGILLLLYYRPSGNEAFESVQYIMTRVQFGWLVRSIHSWSANLMIFTAFAHMFSVLFLKAYRKPRELTWVSGMILLFLVMGFGFSGYLLPWNTLAFFATKVGTEITGQVPVVGKPLMVFLRGGDDVTGATLTRFFGFHVAVLPGIATILLSMHLLLVQRLGMSLPPRVEAAWAADPKAKRETRFFPNFVLRELMAWYIALGALGALAALFPWNLGTKADPFASAPAGIKPEWYFLFMFQTLKLIPSKVWIIDGEVLGIVGFGLAATFWVLLPFFARDHLAGSKKWITGMSVVALAYIVAMSAYGYLAH from the coding sequence ATGTTCGCAGCGCTTCGCAAGTGGTTCGACGAACGACTCGACTTAGACGACCTGCTGGCCCCCCTACGCCACAAGACCGTGCCCCGGCATCGCCTTTCCGCCTGGTATTTCCTCGGCGGCATAACGTTGTTCCTTTTTGGCATCCAGGTCTGCACCGGCATTCTGCTGCTGCTGTACTACCGCCCGAGTGGAAATGAGGCTTTCGAGAGCGTGCAGTACATCATGACCCGCGTGCAATTTGGGTGGCTGGTGCGCTCGATTCATTCCTGGTCGGCAAATTTAATGATCTTCACCGCCTTCGCGCACATGTTCAGCGTTCTCTTCCTGAAGGCGTATCGCAAGCCGCGGGAACTCACGTGGGTCAGCGGCATGATTTTGCTGTTCCTCGTTATGGGGTTTGGCTTCAGCGGGTACCTTCTGCCGTGGAACACCCTGGCGTTCTTCGCAACGAAAGTCGGGACGGAGATCACAGGCCAGGTGCCCGTAGTCGGGAAGCCGCTGATGGTTTTCCTGCGAGGAGGCGACGACGTAACTGGGGCGACGTTAACCCGTTTCTTTGGATTTCATGTGGCTGTGCTTCCAGGCATTGCAACAATCCTGCTCTCGATGCACTTGCTTCTGGTTCAGCGGTTGGGAATGAGCCTGCCGCCAAGGGTTGAGGCGGCTTGGGCCGCAGATCCCAAGGCAAAGCGGGAAACGCGATTCTTCCCCAATTTCGTGCTCCGCGAGCTCATGGCCTGGTACATAGCCTTGGGAGCTCTCGGCGCACTAGCCGCCCTATTTCCGTGGAATCTAGGAACGAAAGCGGATCCTTTTGCCTCTGCTCCTGCAGGAATTAAACCGGAATGGTACTTCCTGTTCATGTTCCAGACTCTGAAACTCATTCCTTCCAAGGTATGGATCATTGATGGAGAGGTGCTGGGCATTGTGGGATTCGGGTTGGCAGCTACGTTCTGGGTTCTGCTTCCCTTCTTCGCACGGGACCACCTTGCAGGAAGCAAGAAGTGGATCACGGGTATGTCGGTCGTTGCCCTTGCATACATAGTAGCGATGAGTGCTTATGGCTATCTTGCACATTAA
- a CDS encoding Rieske (2Fe-2S) protein — protein sequence MSSSSVQPHLEPQVTRRRLISILLGGGLLASLASFFYPVVRYLVPPPVADLGTDEVVAAKIADLKSNSGKIFRFGSRPGLLIMNADGTYRALSATCTHLGCTVQYRPDLREIWCACHNGLYDLNGRNISGPPPRPLEVFDVHLRGEDIVVSRKRES from the coding sequence ATGAGTTCTTCTTCCGTACAGCCGCACTTAGAACCTCAAGTAACCCGCCGCAGATTGATCAGCATTCTTCTAGGTGGCGGGCTACTCGCGTCGCTAGCTTCATTCTTCTATCCCGTCGTGCGATACCTGGTCCCCCCGCCGGTAGCGGACCTCGGGACCGACGAAGTGGTGGCAGCCAAGATCGCGGACCTGAAATCGAATTCCGGGAAGATCTTTCGATTCGGCAGTCGGCCTGGCCTGCTGATCATGAACGCCGATGGAACCTACCGCGCTCTATCTGCCACCTGCACACACCTCGGTTGCACTGTGCAGTACCGCCCAGATTTGCGCGAGATTTGGTGCGCCTGTCACAACGGGTTATACGACCTCAACGGCCGCAATATCTCCGGTCCTCCCCCTCGACCGTTGGAGGTATTTGATGTGCACCTCCGGGGAGAGGACATTGTCGTTAGCCGAAAGCGGGAGTCCTAG
- a CDS encoding cyclic nucleotide-binding domain-containing protein, whose product MPHELLQGLAPVDAEKVLSLGTRKRISAGSSLFRLGDLAQCLYLVESGRIRLTLPLQIGDRKEEVLIEEKGPGQTVGWSALIPPYRFTLSAAADTDTEVVTLTPEMLHGFFESSPSLGARLCLNLALIIGHRLQTLQAMWLREVQRTVELHSAAAAANTR is encoded by the coding sequence ATGCCGCACGAACTGTTGCAGGGACTTGCCCCCGTTGATGCCGAAAAGGTGCTGTCGCTGGGCACGAGAAAGAGAATTTCCGCCGGGTCGTCATTGTTCCGGTTAGGTGACCTGGCCCAATGTCTCTATCTCGTAGAGAGTGGTCGAATTCGCCTCACTCTTCCATTGCAGATCGGAGACCGGAAGGAGGAGGTTCTAATCGAGGAAAAGGGCCCCGGCCAGACCGTCGGCTGGTCCGCTCTCATTCCGCCTTACCGCTTCACACTCTCTGCAGCCGCAGACACTGATACTGAAGTTGTCACACTGACACCGGAAATGTTGCATGGCTTCTTCGAAAGTTCACCTTCCCTGGGTGCACGGTTGTGTCTGAACCTGGCATTGATTATCGGGCACCGACTGCAAACTCTTCAGGCGATGTGGTTGCGGGAAGTTCAGCGCACGGTCGAACTACACTCCGCCGCCGCCGCGGCAAATACTCGGTAG
- a CDS encoding ATP-binding protein encodes MTASRPCDMIARYRQDVMKLRFASMTVGLALSVTAAVVVACSAAAYIYSTHHFKTLLELERTNALAQGELIRTALEHQMLSNDRTLLEQMIERFGKQARVEQLVLLDRNGIARYSSKPLEHPEDFRPGSPTCQACHRDPPERRGSSRVIEASGGMVLRTVVPIHNRQECYGCHNSQQRINGILILDYDAGELRAGMTQDLRRMVAGTGLLTFIIVAAIVIAIRILIMRRLQNLETSARLLSAGDLNRRVPAEGSDTLAWLGREFNAMADSMSGLVGEVRTHRERLERVINSIDDGIVVLDPTRKIIAANDAFLSRARTSREEVLGCCCYQMNPGPCNLADCPTLECLQSGRNQVRICERSNGAGAIRWEEIHTSPILDPSGNVAQVVEVWRDISDRRVAEAKLADSHRLASLGILASGFSHELNTPLATVLTCVEGILRESPPSEDGKITQERIRENASIAREQLLRCRGITQHFLRLSRGQAHEETVVNLQEAISAAFRLVEPMARDQRVQVEIRPLSDTVLVRAGDADLQDLLINLLLNAVHASKAGNKVVISAERSDKVRIRVTDSGCGIAPEFRQKIFEPFFSMRPGGTGLGLFLSLTAVRKWGGDIVVESIPGKGSTFEVVLPAIEVQVRGAAN; translated from the coding sequence TTGACCGCCAGCCGCCCTTGTGACATGATCGCGCGCTATCGGCAGGACGTCATGAAGTTGCGGTTTGCCAGCATGACAGTCGGCCTGGCTTTGAGCGTTACCGCCGCTGTCGTGGTCGCTTGTAGCGCGGCCGCTTACATCTATTCGACGCACCACTTCAAGACTCTCCTTGAGTTGGAACGTACCAATGCGCTCGCGCAGGGCGAATTAATCCGTACTGCGCTCGAGCACCAGATGCTAAGCAACGATCGCACTCTGCTGGAGCAGATGATCGAGCGATTTGGCAAGCAAGCACGTGTAGAGCAACTGGTCCTGCTGGATCGCAATGGTATTGCGCGATATTCCAGCAAACCCCTCGAGCACCCCGAGGATTTTCGTCCGGGCTCGCCAACCTGCCAGGCATGTCATCGTGATCCGCCGGAACGTAGAGGATCCAGTCGTGTCATTGAAGCGAGCGGCGGAATGGTCCTCAGAACTGTCGTTCCCATCCACAACCGTCAAGAGTGCTACGGCTGTCATAACTCCCAGCAGAGAATCAACGGCATCCTGATTCTGGACTACGATGCCGGCGAATTGCGTGCCGGCATGACCCAAGATCTTCGCCGCATGGTGGCCGGCACAGGCCTGCTCACCTTCATCATTGTCGCAGCGATCGTGATCGCGATTCGGATCCTGATAATGCGTCGGCTGCAAAACCTTGAGACTTCGGCGCGCCTGCTTTCGGCTGGCGATCTGAATCGCCGTGTTCCGGCGGAAGGCTCCGACACGCTCGCATGGCTGGGGCGCGAATTCAATGCGATGGCCGATTCAATGTCAGGGCTGGTTGGCGAAGTTCGTACCCATCGCGAACGATTGGAGCGGGTTATCAATAGCATCGACGATGGCATTGTAGTGCTTGATCCCACGAGAAAGATCATAGCCGCCAACGATGCATTCCTATCGCGGGCACGCACCTCACGAGAAGAAGTACTCGGCTGCTGCTGCTATCAGATGAATCCTGGACCTTGCAACTTGGCGGACTGTCCTACGCTCGAATGCCTGCAGTCTGGACGAAACCAGGTGAGGATCTGCGAGCGGAGCAATGGTGCTGGAGCAATCCGATGGGAAGAGATTCACACTTCGCCAATCCTCGATCCGTCAGGCAATGTCGCCCAGGTAGTCGAAGTGTGGCGCGATATCTCAGATCGCAGGGTAGCGGAGGCCAAACTGGCCGACTCCCATCGCCTCGCCTCGCTCGGGATCCTGGCATCGGGTTTTTCGCACGAGTTGAATACTCCGCTGGCTACCGTCCTTACCTGCGTCGAGGGCATCCTGCGGGAGAGTCCACCGAGCGAGGACGGGAAAATTACTCAAGAAAGGATTCGAGAGAATGCCTCGATTGCTCGCGAGCAACTGCTGCGGTGCCGGGGGATTACACAGCACTTCCTTCGTCTGTCGCGTGGGCAGGCGCACGAAGAAACCGTTGTCAATTTGCAGGAGGCTATATCCGCTGCATTCCGATTGGTCGAGCCTATGGCCCGCGACCAGCGTGTGCAAGTCGAAATTCGGCCGCTATCCGATACTGTGCTGGTGCGGGCCGGAGATGCGGATCTTCAGGATCTGTTAATTAATCTCTTGCTGAATGCTGTGCACGCTTCCAAGGCGGGAAATAAGGTCGTGATAAGCGCGGAGCGCAGCGACAAAGTTCGGATACGCGTGACCGACAGTGGTTGTGGAATCGCTCCGGAATTCCGGCAGAAGATATTTGAGCCTTTCTTCAGCATGCGCCCTGGGGGCACGGGGCTCGGGTTGTTTCTATCGTTAACTGCGGTTCGTAAATGGGGCGGCGATATCGTCGTCGAAAGCATTCCCGGCAAGGGCTCGACCTTTGAAGTGGTACTGCCGGCCATAGAGGTCCAGGTGAGGGGAGCCGCAAATTGA